The Desulfovibrio inopinatus DSM 10711 genome includes a region encoding these proteins:
- a CDS encoding ABC transporter substrate-binding protein, with the protein MYRFIALCLTMWLLCCTSLSYAQDQQKDPFKDSSFAQIEEAAKGTTVAFYMFGGFADVNKWIDGYVAKELKSRYNITLKRIPMDAAVFVSKLLTEKTAGKKNGVIDLLWVNGENFKNAMEAGLLYGPFAERLPNFRYVDPNSVRFDFGYPVRGFEAPYGRAQFVFEYDSAQIPNPPKTYAALAQWIIQNPGRFTYPQPPDFTGSAFIRQVFYAVSGGFEQYMRGYDKSLYEKKAPLLWTYLNLIKPALWQEGRSYPKDSAALDTLFGRGEIDFGMSYHPAHAQSKILDGDYPKTVRTCVMDDGSIFNTHFTAIPDTAPNKAGAMVVANFLLSPEAQLDKFDPKHWGDYPAIDIAKLPQDWQEKFSDVDLGAATMTPEALAAKGVPEIPAGYVEPLEEGWNEHVLHQE; encoded by the coding sequence ATGTATCGATTTATCGCTTTATGTTTGACCATGTGGCTTCTGTGTTGCACGAGCCTTAGCTATGCACAGGACCAGCAGAAAGACCCTTTTAAAGATTCCTCTTTTGCCCAAATCGAAGAAGCGGCGAAAGGGACAACAGTCGCTTTTTACATGTTCGGCGGTTTTGCCGATGTCAACAAATGGATCGATGGATATGTCGCAAAGGAACTAAAGAGTCGTTACAATATAACATTGAAACGCATTCCCATGGATGCAGCCGTATTTGTATCGAAACTGTTGACTGAGAAAACAGCAGGGAAAAAAAACGGCGTTATTGATTTGCTGTGGGTTAATGGCGAAAACTTTAAGAACGCCATGGAAGCCGGCCTGCTCTACGGTCCATTTGCCGAGCGATTACCCAACTTCCGCTATGTGGATCCCAATAGCGTCCGCTTTGATTTTGGATATCCTGTCCGAGGATTTGAAGCCCCCTATGGACGTGCCCAGTTTGTATTCGAATATGATTCTGCCCAAATTCCCAATCCACCCAAAACATACGCAGCCTTGGCGCAATGGATCATTCAAAATCCAGGACGCTTTACGTATCCACAACCACCGGACTTTACAGGATCAGCGTTTATTCGCCAGGTTTTTTATGCGGTATCCGGAGGGTTCGAGCAGTACATGCGCGGGTATGACAAATCCTTATATGAAAAAAAGGCTCCGCTGCTCTGGACGTATCTCAATCTCATCAAGCCAGCGTTATGGCAGGAAGGCCGGAGCTATCCAAAAGACTCGGCGGCCCTGGATACCCTTTTTGGTCGAGGAGAAATCGACTTTGGTATGAGTTATCATCCGGCACATGCCCAAAGCAAAATCTTGGACGGAGACTATCCTAAAACCGTACGGACATGTGTTATGGATGACGGATCGATTTTCAACACCCATTTTACGGCCATACCCGATACAGCTCCGAACAAAGCTGGCGCTATGGTTGTTGCGAACTTTCTGCTCTCCCCCGAAGCTCAGCTCGACAAATTCGACCCCAAACATTGGGGAGACTACCCCGCTATCGACATCGCAAAACTTCCTCAAGATTGGCAGGAAAAATTCAGCGATGTTGATCTCGGGGCAGCGACTATGACACCCGAGGCGTTGGCCGCTAAAGGAGTCCCTGAGATTCCAGCCGGCTACGTCGAACCACTTGAAGAAGGCTGGAACGAACACGTTTTACACCAAGAATAA
- a CDS encoding ABC transporter ATP-binding protein, whose amino-acid sequence MVFRVDNLSKQFHGKTVFNNVSFLAEPNEIISIIGPSGVGKTTLLNIIAGLDTPTSGKVTFTRPPSKAHPVILVFQDYVLFPSLTVRQNIGFGLTARHLPKAEIQSRVASMLDAFHLSDMGDTYPATLSAGQKQRVALARAMAVEPSALLLDEPFANLDRNLKAETAQFIRQTQKAFGIATVSVTHDLAEAFIMSDKIGILLDGCLQQFGSVADIYHNPRNLKAASFLGPVNAIPPQLLSFLDTPIPLEDNNGMVYARPEGLRLHPDPNGPATVLEVLFVGHYIQYKVQLETVTLTIYGLSQEADVGDHVRIELVRTITA is encoded by the coding sequence ATGGTTTTTCGCGTAGACAATCTCAGCAAGCAATTTCACGGGAAGACCGTTTTCAACAACGTCAGCTTTCTCGCTGAACCAAATGAAATCATTTCGATCATTGGGCCATCCGGTGTCGGAAAGACAACACTCCTCAATATTATCGCCGGGCTGGATACACCCACCAGTGGAAAGGTAACCTTCACCCGTCCACCGTCAAAAGCACATCCAGTCATTCTTGTTTTTCAAGATTACGTTCTTTTTCCGAGCCTTACGGTTCGCCAAAACATAGGTTTCGGTTTGACCGCCAGACACCTCCCCAAAGCCGAAATTCAGTCCCGCGTCGCCTCCATGCTCGACGCGTTTCACCTTTCCGATATGGGCGATACCTATCCAGCCACGTTGTCAGCCGGCCAGAAACAACGGGTTGCGCTCGCTCGTGCCATGGCCGTCGAACCATCCGCCTTACTTCTTGACGAACCTTTTGCCAATCTTGATCGAAACCTCAAAGCCGAAACCGCGCAATTCATTCGTCAAACCCAAAAGGCGTTTGGCATAGCGACGGTAAGTGTTACTCATGACCTTGCTGAAGCATTTATTATGTCTGATAAAATCGGTATTCTACTCGATGGATGCTTGCAACAATTCGGCAGTGTCGCCGACATCTATCACAACCCACGAAATCTCAAGGCTGCATCCTTCCTCGGGCCGGTCAATGCCATCCCTCCCCAACTTCTCTCCTTCCTGGACACGCCCATTCCTCTGGAAGACAACAATGGCATGGTCTATGCCAGACCCGAAGGGTTGCGCCTACATCCGGATCCCAACGGACCGGCAACTGTGTTGGAAGTGCTTTTCGTCGGGCATTATATCCAGTATAAAGTCCAACTTGAAACTGTTACATTGACAATCTACGGACTCAGTCAGGAGGCCGACGTCGGCGACCACGTGCGTATCGAACTTGTTCGCACAATCACTGCCTGA
- a CDS encoding aminoglycoside phosphotransferase family protein, protein MNITTAILRYLQCTHRASRIDDPVFLAAGEYNANYLVHLDGRDIVFRINHGSQLGLSNQIEYEFHVLEAVAPSGVTPQPYWYDVAPEKQFGLDKGCLAMEYIPGRALQYERDLTRAADIFARIHALPTVQAAPHLIHQHHPIADIARESLGLIQRFPDHPRDAERSKLLDYHDTIIKLADETSHIFKADTDVIVNTEVNSGNFLISPERACLVDWEKAVISSRYQDLGHFCVPTTTLWKTDHKLSAKEKETFLCAYRSGLLEHEAQNVPELDVLREGTALLERTILLRALSWCFMAWYEYTQVERSLKNEETFRKITSYLDNMEWFFA, encoded by the coding sequence ATGAACATCACCACAGCCATTCTCCGCTACCTTCAATGTACTCATCGCGCATCTCGCATTGACGACCCCGTCTTTCTCGCGGCCGGTGAATATAACGCCAATTATCTTGTTCATCTTGATGGGCGCGATATTGTTTTTCGAATCAATCATGGCAGCCAACTCGGCCTGAGCAACCAAATCGAATACGAATTCCACGTTCTTGAAGCAGTTGCTCCTTCGGGTGTCACCCCCCAGCCCTACTGGTACGATGTCGCCCCCGAGAAACAGTTCGGGCTCGACAAGGGATGCCTGGCAATGGAATATATTCCAGGCCGTGCTCTTCAATATGAGCGCGACCTTACACGAGCCGCCGACATCTTTGCTCGCATTCATGCTTTGCCCACAGTGCAGGCAGCCCCTCACCTCATTCATCAACACCACCCCATCGCCGATATCGCTCGTGAAAGCCTGGGACTTATCCAACGTTTTCCTGATCATCCTCGCGACGCGGAACGCTCCAAACTACTGGACTATCATGATACAATTATAAAATTGGCCGATGAAACTTCCCATATATTCAAGGCTGATACGGATGTGATTGTGAACACGGAAGTGAATTCCGGTAACTTTCTCATCTCGCCGGAACGAGCCTGCCTTGTTGATTGGGAAAAAGCGGTGATTTCAAGTCGCTATCAGGATCTCGGACACTTTTGTGTTCCAACAACGACATTATGGAAAACCGACCATAAACTTTCAGCAAAAGAAAAAGAGACATTTCTCTGTGCCTATCGATCCGGCCTCCTCGAACACGAAGCACAGAATGTTCCGGAGCTCGATGTACTCCGTGAAGGAACAGCCCTTCTTGAGCGCACGATTTTACTTCGCGCTCTATCGTGGTGTTTTATGGCATGGTATGAATACACTCAGGTCGAGCGTTCTCTGAAAAACGAAGAGACGTTTCGAAAAATTACGTCCTACCTGGATAATATGGAATGGTTTTTCGCGTAG
- a CDS encoding amphi-Trp domain-containing protein, producing the protein MSKKGIELKGNMEYQAIVYFLEDILASFKERTICIQKNDDHVTLKPTDSIDFEVEATTKKNKQKLTIELSWTEESVQDTTETFTISCKEPEPAPEAVETEVVVTKPAEAMAKEAVEKTAQQPAKVDDKTSAKNQDNKADEKKPGTTPTKK; encoded by the coding sequence ATGAGCAAAAAAGGTATCGAACTGAAAGGAAACATGGAATATCAGGCCATCGTCTATTTTCTTGAAGACATTTTGGCCAGCTTCAAAGAGCGCACGATTTGCATTCAGAAAAATGACGACCATGTCACGCTGAAGCCCACGGATTCCATTGATTTTGAAGTTGAAGCGACCACGAAAAAGAATAAGCAAAAACTGACCATCGAACTGTCTTGGACGGAAGAATCTGTTCAAGATACGACCGAGACTTTCACGATTTCTTGCAAAGAGCCTGAACCTGCTCCTGAAGCCGTCGAAACAGAAGTTGTCGTCACCAAGCCCGCTGAAGCCATGGCGAAAGAAGCTGTTGAAAAGACCGCTCAGCAACCTGCCAAGGTCGATGACAAAACTTCTGCGAAAAACCAGGATAATAAGGCCGATGAGAAAAAGCCGGGTACTACTCCCACCAAAAAATAG
- the pheT gene encoding phenylalanine--tRNA ligase subunit beta: protein MLLSLNWLREFVPYTGSIQELADRLTMLGLEMEEIIRPFQDIDDVIVGHVTTRESHPDADKLSVCTVDVVADEPLTIVCGAPNVAAGQNVPVATVGTVLPGDFKIKKSKIRGVVSLGMICSEKELGLAEESSGIMVLPEDLNPGEKLVDALRLDTEVLDVGVTPNRPDCLSVIGLAREIALAFNLPMTLPAVHVPEDGPDTSDIISIEIPDPDTCPVFQVRALEDVTVGPSPDWLRWRLLAVGQRPINNIVDVTNYVLMELGQPLHAYDFDLLKGNIIGVRRAEEGQKFVTLDDQERTLTAKDMIIFDAERAVGLAGVMGGANSEMQASSTRVLLESAVFHPPSIRHTARRLGLSSEASYRFERGVDQPGSRFALNRAAGLMHQVAGGQVRPGIVTNEPSPWTETPITFRPARAASLLGIDLDEEFCRKTFVALGMTVECKSDSWTVTPPPFRPDLEREVDLIEEAGRVYGLDRIPAILPAITKDIDDQSATENDYSFANRLKTWAVGKGFNEAINYSFVGQTDLDLFAIPDDIRIPVANPLSEDQNVMRPTLIPGLMMSVRQNMSQGNTNLRLFEVARVFHAAPQNETGAFEPTRIGLVLSGRRNPNAWPWPDEECDYADLKGVVENLLTTFGHVDPTFTLKTDHPWLEPCVVVSTAAGELGVMGRVMPDIADSFLARKNVWVAELDADLLASVWRDHVVKFVALPKYPPVKRDITLIASVTLSVAKVFETINSARIPNLDDTTLIAVYQPEDNTEERNLSFRLTYRHPDKTLKDKEVDKLHAKLADSLTSALPVRF from the coding sequence ATGCTTTTAAGTTTGAACTGGTTGCGTGAATTTGTCCCATATACGGGATCGATCCAGGAATTGGCCGACCGCCTCACTATGCTCGGTCTGGAAATGGAAGAGATCATCCGGCCATTTCAAGATATCGACGACGTGATTGTTGGGCATGTCACGACCCGCGAATCGCACCCCGATGCAGACAAACTGTCGGTGTGCACAGTGGATGTGGTTGCAGACGAACCATTAACCATCGTTTGCGGCGCGCCCAACGTTGCTGCTGGCCAAAACGTCCCCGTCGCCACGGTTGGAACGGTTTTGCCTGGTGACTTTAAAATCAAGAAAAGTAAAATTCGTGGTGTCGTCTCGCTCGGCATGATCTGCTCGGAAAAAGAACTCGGTCTGGCCGAAGAATCTTCCGGCATCATGGTGTTGCCGGAAGATCTCAACCCCGGAGAAAAACTGGTTGATGCTCTTCGCCTGGATACCGAAGTCCTTGACGTGGGTGTCACGCCAAACCGTCCCGACTGTTTAAGTGTCATTGGCCTTGCACGTGAAATCGCGCTTGCATTCAATTTACCAATGACCCTACCTGCAGTCCATGTCCCTGAAGACGGTCCCGACACCTCTGATATTATATCCATTGAAATTCCCGATCCTGATACTTGCCCGGTTTTCCAGGTACGTGCACTTGAAGACGTCACCGTTGGGCCGAGTCCCGACTGGTTGCGTTGGAGACTTCTTGCAGTGGGACAACGTCCCATCAACAATATCGTCGACGTCACCAACTACGTGCTCATGGAACTTGGGCAACCGCTGCATGCCTATGACTTCGATCTGCTGAAGGGCAATATCATCGGCGTTCGTCGGGCAGAAGAAGGACAAAAATTCGTCACTTTGGATGATCAGGAACGCACACTGACCGCCAAAGATATGATTATTTTCGATGCTGAGCGCGCTGTCGGTCTCGCCGGTGTCATGGGTGGTGCCAACTCGGAAATGCAGGCCAGCTCTACTCGCGTTTTGCTGGAATCTGCGGTTTTTCATCCACCAAGCATCCGGCACACGGCTCGCCGACTCGGCTTGTCCAGTGAAGCATCGTACCGTTTCGAGCGCGGCGTGGATCAACCCGGATCGCGTTTTGCCTTGAATCGTGCCGCAGGCCTGATGCATCAAGTTGCTGGAGGACAGGTTCGTCCTGGAATTGTGACCAATGAACCGTCACCATGGACAGAAACGCCTATCACATTTCGACCGGCCCGCGCAGCCAGTCTACTTGGCATAGATTTGGATGAAGAATTCTGCCGCAAGACGTTCGTTGCTCTTGGCATGACCGTGGAGTGCAAAAGTGATTCGTGGACAGTCACGCCTCCGCCGTTTCGCCCCGACCTTGAACGGGAAGTCGACCTCATCGAAGAAGCAGGTCGTGTCTACGGTCTCGATCGTATTCCGGCAATTCTCCCTGCTATTACAAAAGACATTGACGATCAGTCCGCCACGGAGAATGACTACAGCTTCGCCAACCGCCTGAAGACATGGGCTGTGGGCAAAGGATTCAACGAAGCCATCAACTACAGTTTCGTCGGACAAACCGATCTTGATCTCTTTGCAATCCCGGACGATATCCGTATTCCCGTTGCCAATCCGTTGTCTGAAGATCAAAATGTCATGCGGCCTACGCTGATTCCTGGACTCATGATGAGCGTGCGACAGAATATGTCGCAGGGAAATACCAATCTCCGTCTTTTTGAAGTGGCAAGAGTTTTTCATGCAGCTCCTCAAAACGAAACCGGGGCCTTCGAACCAACCCGTATTGGCCTTGTTCTCTCTGGTAGACGAAATCCCAATGCATGGCCCTGGCCCGATGAAGAATGCGATTATGCCGACCTCAAGGGTGTTGTCGAAAACCTCCTTACAACTTTCGGACACGTAGACCCAACGTTTACCCTGAAAACGGATCACCCCTGGTTGGAGCCATGCGTTGTTGTATCAACCGCTGCGGGTGAACTTGGTGTCATGGGCCGTGTTATGCCCGATATTGCAGACAGCTTCCTTGCCCGTAAGAATGTCTGGGTTGCAGAGCTTGATGCCGATCTGCTCGCTTCTGTCTGGCGAGACCACGTCGTAAAATTCGTTGCTTTGCCCAAATATCCGCCAGTTAAACGTGATATTACGCTCATCGCTTCCGTGACTTTAAGCGTGGCCAAAGTGTTTGAAACCATCAACAGCGCTCGCATTCCAAATTTAGATGATACGACGTTGATTGCAGTCTACCAACCCGAGGATAATACCGAAGAACGCAATCTGAGCTTCCGATTGACGTATCGCCATCCTGACAAGACGCTCAAAGACAAAGAAGTCGATAAACTTCATGCCAAATTGGCCGATAGCCTGACGAGCGCCCTGCCCGTTCGATTCTAA
- a CDS encoding phenylalanine--tRNA ligase subunit alpha codes for MSDLFHDLHNLVEECRERLDQVSSFEDLEDVRVAYLGRKGALAAVLARLPELSPEMRPEAGKAANTAKNTLTTLHAKRIEELKRSQSNAFLSSFDPAMPGRAPHSGSLHPITLVMNDICTAFAGLGFDIVIGPEIETDYYNFEALNFPPEHPARDMQDTLYIGTDTLLRTHTSPLQVRTMLSKTPPVAAIAPGKVYRRDSDLTHTPMFHQIEGFLVDKNVSMADLRGVLTAFVHRVFGTDTMVRFRPSFFPFTEPSAEVDISCTMCAGKGVTAGSTCRVCKGTGWLEILGCGMIDPNVFTSAEYDPEVWTGFAFGMGLERIAMLKYGIGDLRMLFENDTRFLRQFA; via the coding sequence GTGTCGGATCTGTTTCACGACCTTCACAACCTGGTCGAGGAATGCCGCGAGCGCCTCGACCAGGTTTCATCGTTTGAGGACCTCGAAGACGTTCGAGTGGCGTACCTTGGCCGTAAAGGCGCGCTTGCCGCCGTATTAGCTCGTTTGCCCGAACTGTCTCCTGAGATGCGGCCAGAAGCCGGCAAAGCCGCCAATACCGCAAAAAATACGCTGACGACCCTTCATGCCAAGCGCATAGAAGAACTCAAGCGTTCACAATCAAACGCATTTCTTTCTTCTTTTGATCCGGCCATGCCCGGGCGTGCGCCTCATTCGGGCAGCCTGCACCCCATTACGCTCGTCATGAACGATATCTGCACGGCATTCGCCGGTCTCGGCTTTGATATTGTCATCGGTCCCGAAATCGAGACCGATTATTACAACTTCGAAGCACTCAATTTTCCCCCTGAGCACCCAGCCCGGGACATGCAAGATACCCTCTATATTGGGACTGATACGCTCCTTCGAACGCACACGTCTCCACTTCAGGTCCGGACGATGTTGTCTAAGACACCGCCTGTTGCTGCGATTGCTCCTGGCAAAGTCTATCGTCGTGATTCGGATTTGACGCATACCCCCATGTTTCACCAAATCGAGGGCTTTCTTGTCGATAAAAATGTGAGCATGGCCGATTTACGTGGAGTGCTGACGGCGTTTGTCCATCGCGTATTCGGCACCGATACCATGGTCCGTTTCCGACCGAGCTTTTTCCCATTCACCGAGCCAAGTGCCGAGGTCGATATTTCCTGCACCATGTGTGCAGGAAAAGGCGTTACCGCTGGCTCAACGTGCCGAGTCTGTAAGGGAACCGGCTGGCTCGAAATCCTTGGGTGCGGAATGATCGATCCCAATGTCTTTACCTCTGCCGAATACGATCCGGAGGTATGGACAGGATTTGCTTTTGGCATGGGTCTCGAACGCATCGCCATGCTGAAATATGGTATCGGCGATCTCCGTATGCTTTTCGAAAACGACACCCGCTTTTTACGTCAATTTGCGTGA
- the rplT gene encoding 50S ribosomal protein L20 — translation MRVKRGQAAHKRHKKYLKMAKGYRGGRSKLYETARETVERALVYAYRDRKTKKREFRKLWIIRINAAARLHGLSYSAFMRGLSLAGVEINRKMLADMAVREKEGFAKLAEVAKAKMQ, via the coding sequence ATGCGTGTAAAACGTGGACAAGCCGCCCATAAACGGCATAAAAAATATTTGAAGATGGCCAAAGGCTACCGCGGTGGCCGTTCTAAATTGTATGAAACCGCACGTGAGACCGTCGAACGCGCCCTGGTCTACGCGTATCGTGACCGGAAGACCAAAAAGCGCGAATTCCGTAAGCTGTGGATCATCCGCATCAATGCAGCTGCTCGCTTGCATGGCCTGAGCTACAGTGCGTTCATGCGTGGCCTGTCGCTGGCTGGCGTTGAGATCAATCGCAAAATGCTGGCTGACATGGCTGTTCGGGAGAAAGAAGGTTTCGCCAAACTCGCGGAAGTGGCCAAAGCGAAAATGCAATAA
- the rpmI gene encoding 50S ribosomal protein L35 yields the protein MPKIKTNRSAAKRFTVTGSGKFKRRKKNLRHILTKKASKRKRQLGKATLVDSTNEKAVRRLMPYCC from the coding sequence ATGCCTAAAATTAAAACGAACCGCAGCGCGGCCAAGCGCTTTACTGTGACCGGCAGCGGCAAATTCAAACGTCGTAAAAAAAATCTGCGCCACATTCTTACGAAGAAGGCCTCTAAGCGGAAGCGTCAGCTTGGCAAGGCTACATTGGTCGATTCGACCAATGAAAAGGCTGTGCGTCGACTGATGCCGTACTGCTGCTAG
- the infC gene encoding translation initiation factor IF-3: protein MVSSSEVRRNNRIRARQVRVIADDGEQLGILQTQEALRIAQEKGLDLVEVASGAEPPVCRIMDYGKFKYQQQKRQQEARKKQTTIQLKEIKVRPKTDEHDYQTKLKHIRRFIEAGDRCKVTVFFRGREIVHKDRGLTILNRVIEDLKEIAKVDQPPRSEGRTMNMMLAPTAKKK, encoded by the coding sequence ATAGTTTCTTCTAGCGAAGTCCGTCGAAATAATCGAATTCGCGCTCGCCAGGTGCGGGTGATTGCTGACGACGGGGAACAACTCGGTATTTTGCAAACGCAGGAAGCGCTGCGTATTGCTCAGGAAAAAGGCCTTGATCTTGTCGAGGTTGCTTCCGGGGCCGAACCACCCGTTTGCCGAATCATGGATTATGGGAAGTTCAAGTACCAGCAACAGAAACGGCAACAGGAAGCCCGGAAAAAGCAGACCACTATCCAACTCAAGGAAATTAAGGTCCGCCCAAAAACCGACGAGCACGATTATCAAACAAAGCTCAAGCATATCCGGCGATTTATTGAAGCCGGTGATCGCTGTAAAGTAACCGTGTTTTTCCGTGGCCGTGAAATTGTTCATAAAGACAGGGGATTAACGATCCTGAACCGGGTGATTGAAGATCTCAAAGAAATCGCCAAGGTTGATCAACCTCCCCGCTCTGAAGGCCGCACCATGAACATGATGTTGGCCCCGACAGCGAAAAAGAAATAA
- the thrS gene encoding threonine--tRNA ligase → MQIRVADKAIDLSEGATCASVLAEGLSKKQFKNTVAAKCGETIFDLDRLIPAGCDELVPVFADTPEGLDVIRHSAAHIMAEAVKTLFPEAQVTIGPAIENGFYYDFAYKRPFTPEDLEAIEAEMERIVGRDHSFTCRLVSKDEALSLFKDMGEEYKLEIINDLGQDNYSLYSQGNFTDLCRGPHIPRTGMLKAVKLLSVAGAYWRGDEKNPMLQRIYGTAFANPKDLKTYLHRIEEAKKRDHRRLGTQLDLFSFSEEAGPGMVIWHPKGMLVRTILEDFERKEHLKRGYQIVQGPLILKRELWERSGHYENYRENMYFTEIDEQAYGIKPMNCLSHMLIYRSNIRSYRDLPQRYFELGMVHRHEKSGVLHGLSRVRAFTQDDAHIICRPDQLLEEITGVIQFVKDVAGLFGFDFELELSTRPEKSIGSDDDWERATTALTDALESVGLPYEINAGDGAFYGPKIDIKLRDALDRKWQCATVQCDFTLPERFDLHYIGQDGERHRPVMLHRVILGSVERFLGILIEHTGGAFPTWLAPTQVRILTVTDAQNDFAEACHKTLQGVGLRVEADTRNEKLGYKVREAQVEKIPYMLVIGDKEVADNVVNVRLRTGENLGTKTIDEVVDMIRNDCLEPFKRGGMSYSFF, encoded by the coding sequence GTGCAGATTCGGGTTGCGGACAAAGCCATAGACCTCAGCGAAGGCGCAACATGCGCCAGCGTTTTGGCTGAAGGTTTGTCCAAAAAGCAATTCAAGAATACGGTTGCCGCCAAATGTGGCGAAACAATTTTCGATCTCGACCGGCTTATTCCGGCGGGATGTGACGAGCTTGTTCCCGTATTCGCCGATACCCCCGAGGGCCTGGACGTTATTCGGCATTCGGCCGCTCATATTATGGCCGAAGCCGTGAAGACCCTTTTTCCCGAAGCCCAGGTCACTATCGGACCAGCTATCGAGAACGGTTTTTATTACGATTTCGCCTATAAGCGGCCCTTCACACCGGAGGACCTCGAAGCGATCGAAGCCGAAATGGAACGTATCGTCGGCCGCGACCATTCCTTCACTTGTCGTCTCGTCTCCAAGGATGAAGCGTTGTCCTTGTTTAAAGACATGGGTGAAGAGTATAAATTGGAGATCATCAACGACCTCGGACAAGACAATTACAGCTTGTATTCCCAAGGGAACTTCACGGACCTTTGTCGTGGTCCGCATATTCCGCGCACGGGAATGCTGAAAGCCGTCAAGCTGCTGTCCGTAGCCGGTGCGTATTGGCGTGGGGATGAAAAGAACCCTATGCTGCAACGTATCTATGGAACGGCGTTTGCCAATCCCAAAGATCTCAAAACGTATTTGCATCGCATCGAAGAAGCGAAAAAGCGTGACCACCGCCGGCTCGGCACGCAACTTGACTTGTTCAGCTTCTCCGAAGAAGCCGGTCCGGGTATGGTGATCTGGCATCCTAAAGGTATGCTCGTTCGCACCATTCTCGAAGATTTCGAGCGCAAAGAACATTTGAAGCGCGGCTACCAGATCGTGCAAGGCCCACTTATTCTCAAACGGGAACTCTGGGAGCGCTCGGGTCACTATGAAAATTACCGTGAAAACATGTACTTCACGGAAATTGATGAGCAGGCCTATGGCATCAAACCCATGAACTGCTTGTCGCACATGCTCATTTATCGTTCGAATATTCGCAGTTACCGCGATTTACCCCAGCGCTATTTCGAGCTTGGCATGGTGCATCGCCATGAAAAGTCCGGCGTACTCCACGGGTTATCGCGAGTTCGTGCGTTCACGCAGGATGACGCCCACATCATTTGTCGGCCAGATCAGCTCCTCGAAGAAATCACCGGTGTCATACAATTCGTCAAAGACGTCGCCGGACTATTCGGTTTTGATTTCGAGCTTGAACTGTCCACACGGCCGGAAAAATCTATCGGCTCTGACGATGATTGGGAACGCGCCACCACAGCCTTGACGGATGCACTTGAGTCCGTTGGTTTGCCGTACGAAATCAACGCAGGCGATGGCGCTTTTTATGGTCCGAAAATTGACATCAAGCTACGTGATGCTTTAGACCGGAAATGGCAATGCGCGACTGTGCAATGCGATTTCACACTGCCTGAACGGTTCGATTTGCATTATATCGGCCAAGATGGTGAGCGACATCGGCCTGTTATGCTACACCGCGTCATTCTCGGATCGGTCGAGCGATTCCTTGGAATCCTTATTGAGCACACTGGAGGAGCTTTTCCAACGTGGCTTGCTCCCACCCAAGTGCGTATTTTGACCGTCACCGACGCCCAAAATGATTTCGCCGAAGCCTGTCATAAAACGTTGCAAGGCGTCGGTCTACGGGTTGAAGCCGACACCCGTAATGAAAAACTCGGCTACAAAGTCCGTGAGGCGCAGGTGGAAAAAATTCCCTATATGCTGGTTATAGGGGACAAGGAAGTGGCCGACAATGTTGTCAATGTCAGGTTGCGCACCGGCGAGAATCTCGGAACCAAGACCATTGATGAGGTGGTCGACATGATTCGCAACGATTGCCTGGAACCATTCAAACGCGGAGGCATGAGCTATAGTTTCTTCTAG